Proteins from a single region of Bacteroidales bacterium:
- a CDS encoding superoxide dismutase, whose protein sequence is MLNLKVKELQFPELPYQYSALEPYIDAMTMEIHHSKHHKAYYDKFMAAVKGSDNENLAFGDLIAGISKSPMGVRNNGGGFLNHDLFWKIMTKNGGGQPEGDLNKAIIEAFGSFDKFKELFSDAAANRFGSGWAWLVVDQSKNLKVTSTPNQDSPLMDIAEVKGVPILALDIWEHAYYLKYQNRRPEYIAAFWNVVNWEEVGKNFKLAQ, encoded by the coding sequence ATGCTTAACTTAAAAGTAAAAGAATTGCAGTTTCCCGAACTGCCTTATCAATATAGTGCACTTGAGCCTTATATTGATGCAATGACAATGGAAATTCATCACTCAAAACATCACAAGGCATATTACGACAAGTTTATGGCAGCAGTAAAAGGGTCAGATAACGAAAACCTTGCTTTCGGTGATCTGATTGCTGGAATTTCCAAATCTCCCATGGGTGTTCGCAACAATGGCGGTGGATTTCTGAATCATGATCTCTTTTGGAAAATAATGACGAAAAATGGCGGTGGACAACCAGAGGGTGACCTCAACAAGGCTATCATCGAAGCATTTGGCTCATTTGATAAATTTAAGGAATTATTCAGCGATGCAGCGGCCAACCGCTTTGGTAGCGGATGGGCATGGCTCGTTGTTGATCAGTCAAAAAACCTGAAAGTGACATCAACTCCTAACCAGGATAGCCCTTTGATGGACATAGCTGAAGTGAAAGGTGTTCCGATCCTTGCACTAGATATTTGGGAACATGCCTACTATCTAAAATATCAGAACCGCAGACCGGAATACATCGCTGCATTCTGGAATGTAGTGAACTGGGAAGAGGTTGGTAAGAACTTCAAACTGGCGCAATAG
- the rocD gene encoding ornithine--oxo-acid transaminase, which produces MSEKITSQMAIELEDKYGAHNYHPLPVVLSRGEGVYLWNAEGKRFFDFLSAYSAVNQGHCHPRIIEAMVDQARTLTLTSRAFYNDCLGPYEKYVTEYFGYDKVLPMNSGAEADETAIKLCRKWAYDVKGIPANQAKIIVCEGNFHGRTTTIISMSTDPDARGGFGPYTPGFEVVPYNNLDALAKALEDPNVAGFLVEPIQGEAGVYVPDDGYLRKSYDLCKAKNVLFIADEVQTGIARTGKLLACDHEGVRPDILILGKALSGGVFPVSAVLADDSIMLVIKPGQHGSTFGGNPIAAKVAMAALQVVKDEKLAERAEKLGKIFREEMRKIDSDMIELVRGKGLLNAIIVRPKNGKEAWDVCVKMAELGLLAKPTHQHIIRFAPPLVITEEQLMEAVEIIKAAIFSLS; this is translated from the coding sequence GAAGGAAAACGTTTTTTTGATTTTTTGTCGGCCTATTCAGCCGTAAACCAGGGGCATTGTCACCCGCGAATCATTGAAGCCATGGTAGATCAGGCCAGAACGCTCACTTTAACTTCAAGGGCTTTTTACAACGATTGCCTTGGCCCTTACGAAAAATATGTGACCGAATATTTCGGTTATGATAAAGTATTGCCAATGAACTCTGGCGCCGAAGCAGATGAAACGGCAATAAAACTTTGCCGCAAATGGGCATACGATGTCAAAGGTATTCCCGCAAACCAGGCTAAAATCATTGTTTGTGAAGGAAATTTTCATGGCAGAACTACCACTATCATATCAATGAGTACTGACCCGGATGCTCGCGGAGGCTTTGGCCCTTACACTCCCGGCTTTGAAGTGGTGCCTTACAATAATTTGGATGCTTTGGCAAAAGCCCTGGAAGATCCGAATGTGGCCGGTTTCCTGGTCGAGCCTATCCAGGGTGAGGCTGGTGTTTATGTCCCGGATGATGGTTACCTGCGAAAATCTTATGATCTGTGTAAAGCAAAAAATGTGTTGTTCATTGCTGATGAAGTGCAGACCGGCATTGCCCGCACCGGAAAACTACTGGCCTGTGACCATGAAGGTGTCCGCCCGGATATTTTAATTTTGGGAAAAGCCCTTTCAGGTGGTGTATTCCCTGTATCTGCTGTGCTGGCCGATGACTCCATAATGCTCGTTATAAAACCCGGGCAACATGGATCAACTTTTGGTGGCAACCCGATTGCAGCCAAAGTTGCAATGGCAGCTTTACAGGTGGTGAAAGATGAAAAACTGGCCGAACGCGCTGAGAAGCTCGGAAAAATATTCCGTGAAGAGATGAGGAAAATTGATTCGGATATGATCGAACTGGTGCGCGGTAAAGGATTGCTGAATGCTATCATCGTCCGTCCTAAAAACGGTAAGGAGGCCTGGGATGTTTGCGTAAAAATGGCTGAACTTGGCTTACTTGCCAAACCAACTCATCAACATATCATCCGCTTTGCGCCTCCTCTGGTGATTACTGAGGAGCAATTGATGGAAGCCGTAGAAATTATCAAAGCTGCTATTTTTAGCTTGAGTTAA